One Paraburkholderia dioscoreae DNA segment encodes these proteins:
- a CDS encoding acyl-CoA dehydrogenase family protein yields the protein MDFTFNEEQQQFADALRRYLDKSYGFEARQAIVRSETGVSDAHWAAFAELGLTALPVPEAQGGFNGGPIDMLVVMRELGRALVVEPYWATAVGIEALRLAGSEQGEDASLLERAAQGEIKLAVAFHEPHARYDLFSIETTASGQGGQQTLSGTKSVVLHGAQADHWIVPARLNGEIALFVVARHAAGVTITDYRTIDGQRAATLEFNGTPARRLAGQHAGAAALEHIADYGTVLLCAEAIGALDALNLATVDYTKTRQQFGQPIARFQALQHRMVEMLIHAEQARSVTYLAAMRYSSTDVDERRRAVSAAKARVGQAARFVGQQAVQLHGGMGVTNEVAAAHLFKRLAIIETTLGDVDHHLARFAALPGFVAAEA from the coding sequence ATGGACTTCACTTTCAACGAAGAGCAGCAGCAATTCGCCGATGCGTTGCGCCGCTATCTGGACAAGAGCTACGGGTTCGAAGCGCGCCAGGCGATCGTGCGGTCGGAAACCGGTGTATCCGATGCGCATTGGGCCGCGTTTGCCGAACTGGGCCTGACTGCGCTGCCGGTGCCGGAAGCGCAAGGCGGTTTCAACGGCGGCCCGATCGACATGCTTGTCGTCATGCGGGAACTCGGCCGCGCGCTGGTCGTCGAGCCTTATTGGGCGACTGCGGTCGGCATCGAGGCGTTGCGCCTCGCGGGTAGCGAACAAGGCGAAGACGCGTCGCTGCTCGAACGTGCGGCTCAGGGCGAGATCAAACTGGCTGTGGCATTTCACGAACCGCACGCTCGCTACGACCTTTTCTCGATTGAGACAACCGCGAGCGGGCAGGGCGGGCAGCAGACATTGAGCGGCACCAAGTCGGTCGTATTGCACGGCGCGCAGGCGGATCACTGGATCGTGCCCGCCCGGCTGAACGGCGAGATCGCACTCTTCGTCGTGGCGCGCCATGCGGCCGGCGTCACGATCACGGACTACCGCACGATCGACGGCCAGCGTGCCGCCACGCTCGAATTCAACGGCACACCTGCGCGCCGGCTTGCCGGCCAACACGCCGGTGCGGCTGCGCTAGAGCATATCGCCGACTACGGCACGGTGCTGCTGTGCGCCGAGGCAATCGGCGCGCTCGACGCCTTGAACCTCGCCACCGTGGACTACACGAAGACGCGCCAACAGTTCGGCCAGCCGATCGCGCGTTTTCAGGCCTTGCAGCATCGCATGGTGGAGATGCTGATTCACGCCGAGCAGGCGCGTTCCGTCACGTATCTGGCCGCCATGCGCTACAGCAGCACGGACGTCGACGAACGTCGCCGCGCGGTTTCCGCTGCGAAGGCACGGGTGGGTCAGGCCGCGCGCTTTGTCGGTCAGCAGGCGGTTCAGTTGCATGGCGGCATGGGCGTCACGAATGAGGTGGCGGCGGCACATCTGTTCAAGCGGCTTGCTATCATCGAAACCACATTGGGCGATGTCGATCATCATCTCGCGCGGTTCGCCGCGCTGCCCGGCTTCGTCGCGGCCGAGGCGTGA
- a CDS encoding MaoC family dehydratase has translation MGLSYEDLIVGTSIEIGKHTFTRDEIVEFAQKFDPQPFHLDEAAAAESPFRGLVASGWHTCSVMMGMLVRNAFADSTSMGSPGIDEIRWLKPVRVGDTITMMNAVLDKRISESKPDRGIVSTQWEGINQHGETVITVRSKGLFGLRNPGAAS, from the coding sequence ATGGGTTTGAGTTACGAGGACTTGATAGTCGGCACGAGCATCGAAATCGGCAAGCACACGTTCACGCGTGACGAGATCGTCGAGTTTGCGCAGAAGTTCGATCCGCAGCCGTTTCATCTGGACGAAGCCGCGGCTGCCGAATCGCCGTTCCGCGGATTGGTCGCGAGTGGCTGGCATACCTGTTCGGTCATGATGGGCATGCTGGTGCGTAACGCGTTCGCGGATTCCACGTCGATGGGCTCGCCTGGCATCGACGAAATCCGCTGGTTGAAGCCGGTACGAGTCGGCGACACGATCACCATGATGAACGCCGTGCTCGACAAGCGTATTTCGGAGAGCAAGCCGGATCGCGGCATCGTATCGACGCAATGGGAAGGCATCAATCAGCATGGCGAAACGGTGATCACGGTGCGCTCGAAAGGACTGTTCGGGCTGCGCAATCCGGGTGCCGCGTCATGA
- a CDS encoding MaoC family dehydratase, which yields MTDSAAAAATLGSATALRALVGAEPLVSEWLTVDQTSVDRFAEATGDHQWIHVDPERARRESPFGGPVAHGFLTLSLIPALLDRTVALEQRMGVNYGLNRVRFTSPVPVGSRLRAGFAVESVTEVENNGVQVLWNVTLERQGSERPVCVAEFITRHYF from the coding sequence ATGACGGACAGTGCGGCGGCTGCCGCCACGTTGGGCAGTGCCACCGCCTTGCGCGCGCTGGTGGGTGCCGAGCCGCTCGTTAGCGAATGGCTGACGGTGGACCAGACGAGTGTCGATCGTTTTGCCGAAGCGACCGGCGATCATCAATGGATTCACGTCGACCCGGAACGGGCACGGCGGGAGTCGCCGTTCGGCGGTCCCGTTGCGCACGGTTTCCTGACGCTGTCGCTGATTCCGGCGCTGCTCGACAGGACGGTGGCGCTCGAGCAGCGTATGGGCGTCAATTATGGATTGAATCGCGTGCGTTTTACGTCGCCGGTGCCGGTCGGTTCGCGGTTGCGCGCCGGATTCGCCGTCGAGTCCGTTACCGAAGTGGAGAACAACGGCGTGCAGGTGCTATGGAATGTGACGCTGGAACGGCAGGGCAGTGAGCGGCCGGTGTGTGTCGCGGAGTTCATCACGCGGCATTATTTCTAG
- a CDS encoding acyl-CoA dehydrogenase family protein, translated as MNFDYTPKVQALREKLLAFFDEHIYPNEQAFYAEIARNRQNGNAWLPTELIEQLKQKARDAGLWNLFLPESVRGAGLTNLEYAPLCEIMGRVPWAPEVFNCNAPDTGNMETIERYGSDDNKREWLEPLLQGQIRSAFLMTEPEVASSDATNIQTSIVRDGDYYVINGHKWWSSGAGDPRCKIYIVMGKTDPDAPRHQQQSMILVPADATGITVRRPLTVFGYDDAPHGHMEITLENVRVPATNMLLGEGRGFEIAQGRLGPGRIHHCMRLIGLAERALELMSIRSLQRVAFGKPVAAQGVTQERIAEARCMIEQARLLTLKTAYMMDTVGNKGARGEIAMIKVVAPNMACQVIDWAIQAHGGGGVSDDFPLAYAYASARTLRFADGPDEVHRNAIAKLELARYMDAGAAARVETPITRF; from the coding sequence ATGAATTTCGATTACACCCCGAAGGTTCAGGCGTTGCGCGAGAAACTGCTCGCCTTCTTCGACGAGCACATCTATCCGAACGAGCAGGCGTTCTACGCGGAGATTGCACGCAATCGACAGAACGGCAACGCGTGGCTGCCCACCGAACTGATCGAACAACTCAAACAGAAAGCGCGCGACGCCGGCTTGTGGAATCTGTTCCTGCCTGAATCCGTGCGCGGCGCCGGCTTGACGAACCTCGAATACGCGCCGCTGTGCGAGATCATGGGCCGCGTACCGTGGGCGCCCGAAGTATTCAACTGCAACGCGCCCGACACGGGCAACATGGAAACCATCGAACGCTACGGCAGCGACGACAACAAGCGCGAGTGGCTCGAACCGCTGCTGCAAGGCCAGATCCGTTCGGCGTTTCTGATGACGGAGCCTGAAGTCGCGTCGTCGGATGCGACCAATATTCAGACCAGCATCGTGCGCGACGGCGACTACTACGTGATCAACGGCCACAAATGGTGGTCGTCCGGCGCGGGCGATCCGCGCTGCAAGATCTATATCGTCATGGGCAAGACGGATCCGGATGCGCCACGCCACCAGCAGCAGTCGATGATTCTGGTTCCCGCCGACGCCACCGGCATCACCGTGCGCCGGCCGCTCACCGTCTTCGGTTACGACGACGCGCCGCACGGGCACATGGAAATCACGCTCGAAAATGTGCGCGTACCCGCCACCAACATGCTGCTCGGTGAAGGGCGCGGCTTCGAGATCGCGCAAGGTCGGCTCGGGCCGGGACGCATCCATCACTGCATGCGCCTGATCGGTCTCGCCGAACGCGCACTCGAATTGATGTCGATACGCTCGCTGCAACGTGTCGCGTTCGGCAAGCCGGTTGCCGCGCAAGGCGTCACGCAGGAGCGTATCGCCGAAGCTCGTTGCATGATCGAGCAGGCGCGTCTGCTCACCCTGAAAACGGCCTACATGATGGACACCGTCGGCAACAAAGGTGCGCGCGGCGAGATCGCCATGATCAAGGTCGTCGCGCCGAACATGGCTTGTCAGGTGATCGACTGGGCGATTCAGGCGCACGGCGGCGGCGGTGTCAGCGACGATTTCCCGCTGGCGTATGCCTATGCGTCCGCACGAACACTGCGTTTCGCCGACGGCCCCGACGAAGTGCACCGCAATGCGATCGCCAAACTCGAACTCGCACGTTATATGGATGCCGGCGCGGCGGCTCGCGTGGAGACGCCGATTACGCGGTTTTGA